Below is a window of bacterium DNA.
CAAGAACAACAGCGTCTTGCCGTCCCACCATTGCAGGGCAATATAGACGTCAACGAACATCGGATCGTAGGACCCGTTCTTTGCATAGGCGTAGAGATTTAGCGTATCGCCTGGGCTATACGTATCCTTTTCAAGAACCATGAATATCTCCGGCTCTATGGTGACGCCTGATTCCACCTTAGGGCCCTGGAAGCAGTCAACGTCAGCTGGGTACCGAACCCACGCGCCACGGCCGTCTGTCGCCGTGAAGTAGTAGGAGTGGTCTCCCTCGGCGAGAGGCGACGACCAGAAGGCATAGACCCCGTTGTCAGCGGTCCCGCTCTCGAGCTGCATCTCGAAGGGAAACGCGTCGACATGACAGAGGACCCCCTTAGGCGCCTCGCCGTCCGGGTCGTGGTAGCTCATGGTGAAGTGAAATTGGGTCCCCGGACCGCCCTCTGCTGGCCAGACGCTCCCGCGAGAGAGGGTCGGTGGTTGGTTCCCGCTGGCCCTCGAGCCTAGGCAAAGCATCCTACCATCTGTAAGACCTACATAAATCTCACCGTTTTCGCCCATCGCGACCTGTGAATCAATGGTCCCGACAGTACTATAGCTCCAAACCACCTCAACGCCGTCAGGCGTAAGGGCATCGATATTGCCCTGAGGGCCAATGCAATAGACGTAGCCATCCGGGTCCGACACGACCGACGAAACGATATTGCCGCCAAGATCGCGTTCCCATATATTGATCGGGCCGTCTTGATCAAAGCAATGGACGCGCTGGTCGGAACCAACGATGATAACCGCGCCCCTCGCGGTCAGCGAGGGCGTTGAGTTGATCGAACCGCTAATCGCTGTTGTCCATCGCTGGTTCAGGTCTGGGCTCAAGGCATACATACGGGAGCCCGCAACGTGAAAGATGGTTCCGTCATCTCCGATAGCTGGCGTTATCTGCGCTGCCCTCATTGTGAGAAAAGGCTCATGAAGCTCGAGCTTGTCAGGTGAAAGAGCGATAAGAGCCGTTTGCCAGTCACCGCAACTACACGGGCAGTAGATAGTCCCGTCCGGCGCAATGGCGGGCGACGCCTCGAAGTTGCTATACTCGCCCGAATCCCCGCCAAAGTGC
It encodes the following:
- a CDS encoding PQQ-binding-like beta-propeller repeat protein, whose protein sequence is MAHRVLTLAAATLLGLLLAGSCFAQLADSAWPCAHQNLQRTGICPHRRGDIPDLTWSYQAVDKVLGTPIVGIDNTLYFTTPMYLYALGANGNFLWTYQLLTDADAGPVQDENGKIYVAGANGMAYSFNQDGTLDWSENMSANSSFAPTVGPDGTIYFGTEDYLLAMNPDGSLKWHFGGDSGEYSNFEASPAIAPDGTIYCPCSCGDWQTALIALSPDKLELHEPFLTMRAAQITPAIGDDGTIFHVAGSRMYALSPDLNQRWTTAISGSINSTPSLTARGAVIIVGSDQRVHCFDQDGPINIWERDLGGNIVSSVVSDPDGYVYCIGPQGNIDALTPDGVEVVWSYSTVGTIDSQVAMGENGEIYVGLTDGRMLCLGSRASGNQPPTLSRGSVWPAEGGPGTQFHFTMSYHDPDGEAPKGVLCHVDAFPFEMQLESGTADNGVYAFWSSPLAEGDHSYYFTATDGRGAWVRYPADVDCFQGPKVESGVTIEPEIFMVLEKDTYSPGDTLNLYAYAKNGSYDPMFVDVYIALQWWDGKTLLFLPDLSLDPTPLASRVLLGADTETDMYLVLSTVVPDGLLDANYAFLAALTPYDNINYIYSITYQYWRLLGSK